From Camelus dromedarius isolate mCamDro1 chromosome 2, mCamDro1.pat, whole genome shotgun sequence, one genomic window encodes:
- the CMSS1 gene encoding protein CMSS1 isoform X8, whose protein sequence is MMQQETAPVPALSKKTKQPKECFLIKPKETSEDATKTRKRRKKKITDVLAKSEPKPGTPEDLQKLMKDYFSSNRSVIELEELNLPDSCFLKANDLTHSLSSYLKEICPKWVKLRKNHSEKKSVLMLIICGSAVRALELIRSMTAFRGDSKVMKLFAKHIKVQEQVKLLEKRVVHLGVGTPGRIKELIKQGGLNLNPLKFLVFDWNWRDQKLRRMMDIPEIRKEVFELLEMGVFSLCKSESLKLGLF, encoded by the exons ATGATGCAGCAGGAGACAGCTCCAGTTCCTGCCTTGTCAAAGAAAACCAAACAG CCTAAAGAATGTTTCTTGATAAAACCAAAGGAAACAAGTGAAGATGCCACCAAaaccaggaagaggagaaag AAGAAAATTACTGATGTTCTTGCAAAATCAGAGCCAAAACCAGGGACACCTGAAGACCTACAGAAGCTGATGAAGGACTATTTTAGCAGTAATCGCTCAGTGATTGAATTAGAAGAACTAAACCTGCCAG ACTCCTGTTTCCTCAAGGCCAATGATTTGACTCACAGTCTTTCATCATACCTAAAAGAAA TCTGCCCTAAGTGGGTGAAACTTCGgaaaaaccacagtgagaagAAATCGGTCCTGATGCTGATTATCTGTGGCTCTGCCGTCCGAGCCCTGGAGCTCATCAG GTCAATGACTGCATTCAGAGGAGACAGCAAAGTtatgaaattatttgcaaaacatataaaG GTCCAGGAGCAGGTAAAATTGCTGGAGAAGCGTGTGGTACACCTTGGTGTAGGAACTCCAGGGAGGATTAAAGAACTCATTAAACAAG GTGGCCTTAATTTGAACCCCTTAAAGTTTCTGGTTTTTGACTGGAACTGGAGAGATCAAAAATTGAGGAGGATGATGGACATTCCCGAG ATAAGAAAGGAGGTTTTTGAACTTTTGGAAATGGGAGTCTTCAGTCTATGCAAATCAGAATCTTTGAAGCTGGGCCTTTTCTAA
- the CMSS1 gene encoding protein CMSS1 isoform X4 codes for MADDLGDEWWEHQPAGAASSPEASDGEGRGDTEMMQQETAPVPALSKKTKQPKECFLIKPKETSEDATKTRKRRKKKITDVLAKSEPKPGTPEDLQKLMKDYFSSNRSVIELEELNLPDSCFLKANDLTHSLSSYLKEICPKWVKLRKNHSEKKSVLMLIICGSAVRALELIRSMTAFRGDSKVMKLFAKHIKVQEQVKLLEKRVVHLGVGTPGRIKELIKQGGLNLNPLKFLVFDWNWRDQKLRRMMDIPEIRKEVFELLEMGVFSLCKSESLKLGLF; via the exons AAGCATCAGATGGCGAAGGACGAGGAGACACAGAAATGATGCAGCAGGAGACAGCTCCAGTTCCTGCCTTGTCAAAGAAAACCAAACAG CCTAAAGAATGTTTCTTGATAAAACCAAAGGAAACAAGTGAAGATGCCACCAAaaccaggaagaggagaaag AAGAAAATTACTGATGTTCTTGCAAAATCAGAGCCAAAACCAGGGACACCTGAAGACCTACAGAAGCTGATGAAGGACTATTTTAGCAGTAATCGCTCAGTGATTGAATTAGAAGAACTAAACCTGCCAG ACTCCTGTTTCCTCAAGGCCAATGATTTGACTCACAGTCTTTCATCATACCTAAAAGAAA TCTGCCCTAAGTGGGTGAAACTTCGgaaaaaccacagtgagaagAAATCGGTCCTGATGCTGATTATCTGTGGCTCTGCCGTCCGAGCCCTGGAGCTCATCAG GTCAATGACTGCATTCAGAGGAGACAGCAAAGTtatgaaattatttgcaaaacatataaaG GTCCAGGAGCAGGTAAAATTGCTGGAGAAGCGTGTGGTACACCTTGGTGTAGGAACTCCAGGGAGGATTAAAGAACTCATTAAACAAG GTGGCCTTAATTTGAACCCCTTAAAGTTTCTGGTTTTTGACTGGAACTGGAGAGATCAAAAATTGAGGAGGATGATGGACATTCCCGAG ATAAGAAAGGAGGTTTTTGAACTTTTGGAAATGGGAGTCTTCAGTCTATGCAAATCAGAATCTTTGAAGCTGGGCCTTTTCTAA
- the CMSS1 gene encoding protein CMSS1 isoform X6 translates to MEASDGEGRGDTEMMQQETAPVPALSKKTKQPKECFLIKPKETSEDATKTRKRRKKKITDVLAKSEPKPGTPEDLQKLMKDYFSSNRSVIELEELNLPDSCFLKANDLTHSLSSYLKEICPKWVKLRKNHSEKKSVLMLIICGSAVRALELIRSMTAFRGDSKVMKLFAKHIKVQEQVKLLEKRVVHLGVGTPGRIKELIKQGGLNLNPLKFLVFDWNWRDQKLRRMMDIPEIRKEVFELLEMGVFSLCKSESLKLGLF, encoded by the exons AAGCATCAGATGGCGAAGGACGAGGAGACACAGAAATGATGCAGCAGGAGACAGCTCCAGTTCCTGCCTTGTCAAAGAAAACCAAACAG CCTAAAGAATGTTTCTTGATAAAACCAAAGGAAACAAGTGAAGATGCCACCAAaaccaggaagaggagaaag AAGAAAATTACTGATGTTCTTGCAAAATCAGAGCCAAAACCAGGGACACCTGAAGACCTACAGAAGCTGATGAAGGACTATTTTAGCAGTAATCGCTCAGTGATTGAATTAGAAGAACTAAACCTGCCAG ACTCCTGTTTCCTCAAGGCCAATGATTTGACTCACAGTCTTTCATCATACCTAAAAGAAA TCTGCCCTAAGTGGGTGAAACTTCGgaaaaaccacagtgagaagAAATCGGTCCTGATGCTGATTATCTGTGGCTCTGCCGTCCGAGCCCTGGAGCTCATCAG GTCAATGACTGCATTCAGAGGAGACAGCAAAGTtatgaaattatttgcaaaacatataaaG GTCCAGGAGCAGGTAAAATTGCTGGAGAAGCGTGTGGTACACCTTGGTGTAGGAACTCCAGGGAGGATTAAAGAACTCATTAAACAAG GTGGCCTTAATTTGAACCCCTTAAAGTTTCTGGTTTTTGACTGGAACTGGAGAGATCAAAAATTGAGGAGGATGATGGACATTCCCGAG ATAAGAAAGGAGGTTTTTGAACTTTTGGAAATGGGAGTCTTCAGTCTATGCAAATCAGAATCTTTGAAGCTGGGCCTTTTCTAA
- the CMSS1 gene encoding protein CMSS1 isoform X7 translates to MASDGEGRGDTEMMQQETAPVPALSKKTKQPKECFLIKPKETSEDATKTRKRRKKKITDVLAKSEPKPGTPEDLQKLMKDYFSSNRSVIELEELNLPDSCFLKANDLTHSLSSYLKEICPKWVKLRKNHSEKKSVLMLIICGSAVRALELIRSMTAFRGDSKVMKLFAKHIKVQEQVKLLEKRVVHLGVGTPGRIKELIKQGGLNLNPLKFLVFDWNWRDQKLRRMMDIPEIRKEVFELLEMGVFSLCKSESLKLGLF, encoded by the exons CATCAGATGGCGAAGGACGAGGAGACACAGAAATGATGCAGCAGGAGACAGCTCCAGTTCCTGCCTTGTCAAAGAAAACCAAACAG CCTAAAGAATGTTTCTTGATAAAACCAAAGGAAACAAGTGAAGATGCCACCAAaaccaggaagaggagaaag AAGAAAATTACTGATGTTCTTGCAAAATCAGAGCCAAAACCAGGGACACCTGAAGACCTACAGAAGCTGATGAAGGACTATTTTAGCAGTAATCGCTCAGTGATTGAATTAGAAGAACTAAACCTGCCAG ACTCCTGTTTCCTCAAGGCCAATGATTTGACTCACAGTCTTTCATCATACCTAAAAGAAA TCTGCCCTAAGTGGGTGAAACTTCGgaaaaaccacagtgagaagAAATCGGTCCTGATGCTGATTATCTGTGGCTCTGCCGTCCGAGCCCTGGAGCTCATCAG GTCAATGACTGCATTCAGAGGAGACAGCAAAGTtatgaaattatttgcaaaacatataaaG GTCCAGGAGCAGGTAAAATTGCTGGAGAAGCGTGTGGTACACCTTGGTGTAGGAACTCCAGGGAGGATTAAAGAACTCATTAAACAAG GTGGCCTTAATTTGAACCCCTTAAAGTTTCTGGTTTTTGACTGGAACTGGAGAGATCAAAAATTGAGGAGGATGATGGACATTCCCGAG ATAAGAAAGGAGGTTTTTGAACTTTTGGAAATGGGAGTCTTCAGTCTATGCAAATCAGAATCTTTGAAGCTGGGCCTTTTCTAA
- the CMSS1 gene encoding protein CMSS1 isoform X5, which yields MADDLGDEWWEHQPAGAASSPASDGEGRGDTEMMQQETAPVPALSKKTKQPKECFLIKPKETSEDATKTRKRRKKKITDVLAKSEPKPGTPEDLQKLMKDYFSSNRSVIELEELNLPDSCFLKANDLTHSLSSYLKEICPKWVKLRKNHSEKKSVLMLIICGSAVRALELIRSMTAFRGDSKVMKLFAKHIKVQEQVKLLEKRVVHLGVGTPGRIKELIKQGGLNLNPLKFLVFDWNWRDQKLRRMMDIPEIRKEVFELLEMGVFSLCKSESLKLGLF from the exons CATCAGATGGCGAAGGACGAGGAGACACAGAAATGATGCAGCAGGAGACAGCTCCAGTTCCTGCCTTGTCAAAGAAAACCAAACAG CCTAAAGAATGTTTCTTGATAAAACCAAAGGAAACAAGTGAAGATGCCACCAAaaccaggaagaggagaaag AAGAAAATTACTGATGTTCTTGCAAAATCAGAGCCAAAACCAGGGACACCTGAAGACCTACAGAAGCTGATGAAGGACTATTTTAGCAGTAATCGCTCAGTGATTGAATTAGAAGAACTAAACCTGCCAG ACTCCTGTTTCCTCAAGGCCAATGATTTGACTCACAGTCTTTCATCATACCTAAAAGAAA TCTGCCCTAAGTGGGTGAAACTTCGgaaaaaccacagtgagaagAAATCGGTCCTGATGCTGATTATCTGTGGCTCTGCCGTCCGAGCCCTGGAGCTCATCAG GTCAATGACTGCATTCAGAGGAGACAGCAAAGTtatgaaattatttgcaaaacatataaaG GTCCAGGAGCAGGTAAAATTGCTGGAGAAGCGTGTGGTACACCTTGGTGTAGGAACTCCAGGGAGGATTAAAGAACTCATTAAACAAG GTGGCCTTAATTTGAACCCCTTAAAGTTTCTGGTTTTTGACTGGAACTGGAGAGATCAAAAATTGAGGAGGATGATGGACATTCCCGAG ATAAGAAAGGAGGTTTTTGAACTTTTGGAAATGGGAGTCTTCAGTCTATGCAAATCAGAATCTTTGAAGCTGGGCCTTTTCTAA